One region of Termitidicoccus mucosus genomic DNA includes:
- a CDS encoding MFS transporter, producing the protein MQTNPPGIPGAAPAAPVRKIYTAGTLRYTTGGVVMLFLWLLWGDFCFSIFEEIFSKFLPLYMKDLNASSTLVGVLTGSLGGIVNVLFMPGISMASDRHRGPRGRRIPFLLWSTPCAVGSLILIGFSSELGGWLHALLGGASPGMTAAGVTLALLCVFVAMYHFFNMVLVNLYQCLLRDVVPPALMARFLALFRVVSTGGRFVFSWYVLPNVLLHREAVFLGVGLIYVAAFLLMCWRVKEGAYPPPRQPAGEKAPRYLATYIVYFRECLTVPIYRNFVFMYACVTAASTCAMPFVTLFTRDTLGLSMEDIGRVFAWGWLAAALTYVPFGYLCDKVSPMRVACCALAGLMLSWGIGYFAIQDRTSWLVYWVVVAMLPSTAWNLGLTALTMQLFHQEKFAQLSSGLNVLGYGSSILGSFLIGLFIDLTGQNYRMIFLWSFCWFALAVACMALVYRDWKRLGGPDNYAAPLPGKPASAI; encoded by the coding sequence ATGCAGACAAACCCACCCGGCATCCCCGGTGCGGCACCGGCCGCGCCCGTCCGAAAAATATACACCGCCGGCACGCTGCGCTACACGACGGGCGGCGTCGTGATGCTGTTCCTGTGGCTTTTGTGGGGCGATTTTTGCTTTTCGATTTTCGAGGAGATTTTCTCAAAGTTCCTGCCGCTTTACATGAAGGATCTCAACGCCTCCAGCACGCTGGTCGGCGTGCTGACGGGCAGCCTGGGCGGCATCGTGAACGTGCTTTTCATGCCCGGCATCAGCATGGCCAGCGACCGGCATCGCGGGCCGCGCGGGCGGCGCATTCCGTTTCTGCTTTGGTCCACGCCGTGCGCGGTCGGCTCGCTGATTTTGATCGGGTTTTCGTCGGAGCTTGGCGGCTGGCTGCACGCGCTGCTGGGCGGCGCGTCGCCGGGCATGACGGCGGCGGGCGTGACGCTCGCGCTGCTCTGCGTGTTCGTGGCGATGTATCATTTTTTCAACATGGTGCTGGTGAATCTCTACCAGTGCCTGTTGCGCGACGTGGTGCCGCCGGCGCTCATGGCGCGCTTTCTGGCGCTGTTCCGCGTGGTGAGCACGGGCGGCAGGTTTGTGTTCTCGTGGTATGTGCTTCCGAATGTGCTCCTGCATCGCGAGGCGGTGTTCCTGGGCGTCGGGCTGATCTATGTGGCGGCGTTTTTGCTGATGTGCTGGCGGGTGAAGGAGGGCGCGTATCCGCCGCCGCGGCAGCCAGCGGGGGAAAAGGCGCCGAGGTACCTGGCCACCTACATCGTGTATTTCCGCGAGTGCCTGACGGTGCCCATCTACCGCAATTTCGTTTTCATGTATGCGTGCGTGACGGCGGCCTCGACGTGCGCGATGCCATTCGTGACCCTCTTCACGCGGGACACGCTCGGGCTGTCGATGGAGGACATCGGACGTGTGTTCGCGTGGGGCTGGCTGGCGGCGGCGCTCACCTACGTGCCGTTCGGGTACCTGTGCGACAAGGTTTCGCCGATGCGGGTGGCGTGCTGCGCGCTGGCGGGGTTGATGCTCTCATGGGGCATCGGTTATTTCGCGATTCAGGACCGCACGTCGTGGCTGGTTTATTGGGTCGTCGTGGCGATGCTGCCGAGCACTGCCTGGAACCTCGGACTGACCGCGCTTACAATGCAGTTGTTTCACCAGGAAAAATTCGCCCAGCTTTCGTCCGGTCTCAACGTGCTCGGCTATGGGAGCAGCATTCTGGGCAGCTTCCTGATCGGGCTGTTCATCGATCTGACGGGCCAGAATTACCGCATGATTTTTTTGTGGTCGTTCTGCTGGTTCGCACTGGCGGTCGCATGCATGGCGCTGGTTTACCGCGACTGGAAACGGCTCGGCGGCCCGGACAACTACGCGGCGCCGCTGCCGGGAAAACCCGCCTCCGCAATCTAG
- a CDS encoding Gfo/Idh/MocA family protein — MNAPLNIGFVGLGWGAHIAGTLASGPASRLFTVAAVCDTDARRRAEFSARHRVKAYTGLDDLLADRDVPVIGLFSGPAGRAELLRRIIRAGKDVMTTKPFELDPAAARSVLEEARALGRVIHVNSPPPEPPRYIAQILQWRREHDLGRPVGCHGENLTTYHEKADGRWLDDPALCPAAPVFRIGIYTLNDLLRLFGPVSAVNVMTSRIRTGRPTPDNAQLGLFFASGAIGSVHASFCVDDGQHYANALTLHYERGTITRNILPAGYGKAEQRTHLRLVRSTVTKDGPEVVVENWESGEPSGSYEWQAFHDAVTGRRKIEMPVDEIVNATAVVAAMARAERSGATERVFLP, encoded by the coding sequence ATGAACGCGCCATTGAACATCGGTTTTGTCGGCCTCGGCTGGGGCGCTCACATCGCCGGCACGCTTGCGTCCGGCCCCGCATCGCGCCTCTTCACGGTCGCCGCCGTGTGCGACACGGACGCGCGACGGCGCGCGGAATTCTCCGCGCGCCACCGCGTGAAAGCCTACACCGGCCTCGACGATTTGCTCGCCGACCGCGATGTGCCCGTGATCGGCCTCTTCAGCGGCCCGGCGGGGCGCGCGGAGTTGCTGCGCCGCATCATCCGCGCCGGCAAGGACGTGATGACGACCAAGCCCTTTGAACTCGATCCCGCCGCCGCGCGCAGCGTGCTTGAGGAAGCGCGCGCGCTGGGCCGCGTCATCCATGTCAACTCGCCTCCGCCGGAGCCGCCGCGCTACATCGCGCAAATCCTCCAGTGGCGGCGCGAGCACGACCTCGGCCGCCCCGTTGGTTGTCACGGCGAAAATCTCACCACCTACCACGAAAAAGCCGACGGGCGCTGGCTCGACGATCCCGCGCTCTGCCCCGCCGCGCCCGTTTTTCGAATCGGCATCTACACGCTCAACGACCTGCTGCGACTCTTCGGCCCGGTCAGCGCCGTGAACGTGATGACCAGCCGCATCCGCACCGGGCGCCCGACGCCCGACAACGCGCAGCTCGGCCTGTTCTTCGCCAGCGGCGCGATCGGCAGCGTGCACGCGAGCTTTTGCGTGGACGACGGCCAGCACTATGCGAACGCGCTCACGCTGCACTACGAGCGCGGCACGATCACCCGCAACATCCTCCCCGCCGGCTACGGAAAAGCCGAGCAGCGCACGCACTTGCGGCTCGTGCGCTCCACTGTGACGAAGGACGGCCCGGAGGTTGTCGTCGAGAACTGGGAGTCCGGGGAGCCGTCGGGCAGCTACGAATGGCAGGCATTTCACGATGCCGTCACCGGACGGCGAAAAATCGAAATGCCCGTCGATGAAATCGTGAACGCGACCGCGGTGGTCGCGGCGATGGCGCGCGCCGAACGCTCGGGAGCGACGGAGCGTGTATTCCTGCCATGA
- a CDS encoding Gfo/Idh/MocA family protein has protein sequence MNTNAPAPDFVPQPVGVALYGANGHQIHGLLAARRDMARLCAVAGFPPEKLPPGLRARDGARVCANLDDLLADPRVELVSLCSPRRRDQALDAIRALRAGKHVYAEKPCAFSEPELDAILDAARENGRVFREMAGTAFLQPYLEMRRIVLSGILGRVVQVVAEKSYPWHDARPQDEDIDGGLIRQCAIHALRFVEHVACERIVSAGAIETRAGNPVAGGGSRIAACLMLGLASGGVAGIAANYLNPKGTGEWGYETLRILGEKGMVESTQGGAHTRLVVGDRDLGPLDTSQPGIEYLDTFLAQIRGRGAMPLSSEEELSPTRWVIRAKQSPQSP, from the coding sequence ATGAATACAAATGCTCCGGCGCCGGATTTTGTCCCGCAGCCCGTCGGCGTCGCGCTTTACGGCGCGAACGGCCACCAGATTCACGGGTTGCTCGCGGCGCGGCGCGACATGGCGCGGCTTTGTGCCGTGGCCGGGTTTCCTCCGGAAAAACTGCCGCCCGGCCTGCGTGCGCGCGACGGCGCGCGCGTGTGCGCCAACCTCGACGATCTGCTCGCCGACCCGCGCGTGGAGCTGGTGTCGCTGTGCTCGCCGCGCCGCCGCGACCAGGCGCTCGACGCCATCCGCGCCCTGCGCGCGGGCAAACATGTTTACGCGGAAAAACCGTGCGCCTTCAGCGAGCCGGAGCTTGATGCGATTCTGGACGCGGCGCGCGAAAACGGCAGGGTGTTTCGCGAAATGGCCGGCACGGCGTTTCTCCAGCCGTATCTTGAGATGCGCCGCATCGTCCTCTCGGGGATCCTCGGGCGCGTCGTGCAGGTGGTCGCTGAAAAGTCCTACCCGTGGCACGACGCCCGCCCGCAGGATGAGGACATCGACGGCGGGCTCATCCGCCAGTGCGCCATCCACGCGCTGCGCTTTGTCGAGCATGTGGCCTGCGAGCGCATCGTCTCCGCCGGCGCGATTGAGACCCGCGCGGGCAACCCGGTCGCGGGCGGCGGCTCGCGCATCGCGGCGTGCCTGATGCTCGGCCTCGCATCGGGGGGCGTGGCGGGCATCGCGGCGAACTACCTCAACCCGAAGGGCACCGGCGAGTGGGGCTACGAGACGCTGCGCATCCTTGGCGAAAAAGGCATGGTCGAGTCAACCCAGGGCGGTGCTCACACGCGCCTAGTGGTGGGCGACCGCGACCTGGGGCCGCTGGACACCTCGCAGCCTGGTATCGAGTATCTGGATACATTTCTCGCCCAAATTCGCGGGCGCGGCGCCATGCCGCTTTCGTCCGAGGAAGAGCTAAGCCCGACGCGCTGGGTCATCCGCGCCAAACAATCCCCACAATCCCCATGA
- a CDS encoding prolyl oligopeptidase family serine peptidase, translating into MPFIAVSPQCPAEGWWASAPLIALLDEIERRHRVDKDRVYATGISMGGFGTWQLALDQPRRFAAIAPICGRGNPLLAHRIRHLPVWAFHGAKDRVVPLSASADMVRALRKLGARPRFTIYPDAGHDSWTRTYENPRLYAWLLKHARQPR; encoded by the coding sequence TTGCCCTTCATCGCCGTCTCGCCGCAATGCCCCGCCGAGGGCTGGTGGGCGAGCGCGCCGCTCATCGCGCTGCTCGACGAAATCGAGCGGCGCCATCGCGTTGACAAGGACCGCGTTTACGCGACCGGCATCAGCATGGGCGGCTTCGGCACGTGGCAGCTTGCGCTCGACCAGCCGCGCCGCTTCGCGGCCATTGCGCCGATTTGCGGACGCGGCAACCCGCTGCTCGCGCATCGCATAAGACACCTGCCCGTCTGGGCGTTTCACGGCGCGAAGGACAGGGTCGTGCCGCTTTCCGCTTCCGCCGACATGGTGCGCGCGCTGCGCAAGCTCGGCGCCAGGCCGCGCTTCACCATCTACCCCGATGCCGGGCACGACTCATGGACGCGCACCTACGAAAACCCGCGGCTCTACGCATGGCTGTTGAAGCACGCGCGGCAGCCTCGGTGA
- a CDS encoding uroporphyrinogen decarboxylase family protein, with product MTSRELVKRTLEFSNKTRRAPRQIWFLPWAEKRFPAEVKSLREDFPADIVTAPSVFATPPLNKGDPYEIGDSTDAWGAVFTNAQRGVIGEVKHPLVAPGDDGWDDTSRVHFPVEWLTFDRDAVNRFCASTDKFVMGDCCPRPFEQLQFLRGSPELYMDLVTRPAGLSAFLEKMHAFYCDLLERWAKTDVDGLMMMDDWGSQQNLLINPRLWEEIFKPLYRDYIAIARGRGKKIFMHSDGMNLAIYPHLVELGLDAINSQIFCIGLDRLAPFRGKISFWGEIDRQQMLPHGTPAGIDAAVRRVRDTLWAGGGCIAQCEFGPGARPENVRQVFQSWEDIAREA from the coding sequence ATGACCTCCCGCGAACTCGTCAAACGCACCTTGGAATTTTCCAACAAAACCAGGCGCGCCCCGCGCCAGATATGGTTCCTCCCGTGGGCGGAAAAGCGCTTTCCCGCCGAGGTGAAATCCCTCCGCGAGGATTTTCCGGCGGACATCGTCACCGCGCCGTCGGTGTTCGCCACGCCGCCCCTCAACAAGGGCGACCCCTACGAAATCGGCGATTCCACGGACGCCTGGGGCGCCGTCTTCACCAACGCCCAGCGCGGCGTCATCGGCGAGGTCAAGCATCCCCTCGTCGCGCCCGGCGACGACGGATGGGACGACACCAGCCGCGTCCACTTCCCCGTCGAATGGCTCACGTTCGACCGCGACGCCGTCAACCGTTTCTGCGCCTCGACGGACAAGTTCGTGATGGGCGACTGCTGCCCGCGCCCTTTCGAGCAACTGCAATTCCTGCGCGGCTCGCCCGAGCTTTACATGGACCTCGTCACGCGCCCCGCCGGCCTGTCCGCGTTTTTGGAAAAAATGCACGCCTTCTACTGTGACCTTCTGGAGCGATGGGCGAAGACCGATGTGGACGGCCTGATGATGATGGACGACTGGGGCTCGCAGCAAAACCTCCTCATCAACCCCCGGCTGTGGGAGGAAATTTTCAAGCCCCTTTACCGCGACTACATCGCCATCGCGCGCGGCCGCGGGAAAAAAATCTTCATGCACTCCGACGGCATGAACCTCGCCATCTACCCGCACCTCGTCGAACTCGGGCTGGACGCGATCAACTCCCAGATTTTCTGCATCGGCCTCGACAGGCTCGCGCCGTTTCGCGGGAAAATCTCCTTCTGGGGCGAGATCGACCGCCAGCAGATGCTGCCGCACGGGACGCCTGCCGGCATAGACGCGGCGGTGCGCCGCGTGCGCGACACCCTGTGGGCTGGCGGCGGCTGCATCGCCCAATGCGAGTTCGGCCCCGGCGCCAGGCCGGAAAACGTGCGCCAGGTTTTTCAGAGCTGGGAGGACATCGCGCGCGAAGCATAA
- a CDS encoding LacI family DNA-binding transcriptional regulator, producing the protein MPSAPDDRATLVKVAREAGVSLATASMGLRNHPRISLQTRKRVQVAAKKLGYKPDPQISRLMWHLRNSKTVKYQETLAFLSDNAQLAGWVSYSQADYYLGAADRAGELGYRMEVFHLRAPGLTQAGLGRTLRNCGIRGLITSAFRDPGATLSLDWQHFATVACGYSLANPEVDRVTTDYYRAMLEATETLARSGCKRIGLCLSVSDDTKVLHLWQSAFLYFQHRLPQKSRLPIYELSSGENNIRAWLRASRPDAVISAGCDFPREYEQATGLRAPQGVRYCNMNIHHADARSCGIDQASYLVGRHACSHLVALLTRNELGLPEHPQTTLTEFRWIDDWNGWHAGWLKRNTRLQSGVRAAR; encoded by the coding sequence ATGCCCTCCGCCCCCGATGATCGCGCCACCCTGGTGAAAGTCGCCCGAGAGGCTGGCGTATCGCTGGCCACCGCCTCGATGGGCTTGCGCAACCACCCGCGCATCAGCCTCCAGACGCGCAAGCGCGTGCAGGTGGCCGCGAAGAAACTCGGTTACAAGCCCGATCCGCAAATCTCGCGGCTCATGTGGCACCTGCGCAACAGCAAGACCGTGAAATACCAGGAGACACTGGCGTTTCTCAGTGACAATGCGCAGCTCGCCGGCTGGGTGTCGTATTCGCAGGCCGACTACTATCTGGGCGCGGCGGACCGCGCCGGGGAGCTTGGCTACCGCATGGAGGTTTTCCATCTGCGGGCACCGGGCCTGACGCAGGCGGGACTCGGCCGCACGCTCCGCAATTGCGGCATACGCGGCCTGATCACGAGCGCCTTTCGCGATCCGGGAGCCACGCTCTCGCTCGACTGGCAGCACTTCGCCACCGTCGCCTGCGGCTACTCGCTGGCCAATCCCGAGGTGGACCGCGTGACGACGGACTATTACCGCGCCATGCTGGAGGCCACGGAGACGCTCGCCCGGTCGGGCTGCAAACGCATCGGGCTTTGCCTGAGCGTCAGCGACGACACCAAGGTGCTGCACCTCTGGCAGTCGGCCTTCCTGTATTTCCAGCACCGCCTGCCGCAAAAATCCCGGCTCCCCATCTATGAACTTTCCTCCGGGGAAAACAACATCCGCGCCTGGCTGCGCGCCTCGCGTCCCGACGCGGTTATCAGCGCCGGCTGCGACTTTCCCCGCGAATACGAACAGGCCACCGGCTTGCGCGCGCCCCAAGGCGTGCGCTACTGCAACATGAACATCCACCACGCCGACGCGCGTTCGTGCGGCATCGACCAGGCGTCCTACCTCGTGGGCAGGCACGCGTGCAGTCATCTCGTGGCGTTGTTGACGCGCAACGAACTCGGCCTGCCCGAGCACCCGCAAACCACCCTTACCGAGTTCCGCTGGATCGACGACTGGAACGGGTGGCACGCCGGGTGGCTCAAACGCAACACCCGTTTGCAAAGCGGTGTCCGCGCCGCGAGATGA